From Mustela erminea isolate mMusErm1 chromosome 1, mMusErm1.Pri, whole genome shotgun sequence, a single genomic window includes:
- the RTP2 gene encoding receptor-transporting protein 2, with protein MSTSLTTCEWKKVFYEKMEVAKPADSWELIIDPNLKPNELAPGWKQYLEQHASGRFHCSWCWHTWQSAHVVILFHMYLDRAQRAGSVRMRVFKQLCHQCGTARLDESSMLEENIEGLVDNLITSLREQCYDEDGGQYRIHVASRPDGGPHRSEFCEACQEGIVHWKPSEKLLEEEATTYTFSGASKPSTQEGSGFNFFSLRWCLIGASLCLLIVYLQFSFRGSSFF; from the exons ATGTCTACCAGCCTGACCACTTGTGAGTGGAAGAAGGTCTTCTATGAGAAGATGGAGGTGGCCAAGCCAGCTGATAGCTGGGAACTCATCATAGATCCCAACCTCAAGCCCAACGAGCTGGCCCCGGGCTGGAAGCAGTACCTGGAACAGCATGCCTCCGGCAG GTTCCACTGCTCCTGGTGCTGGCACACTTGGCAGTCGGCCCACGTGGTCATCCTCTTCCACATGTACCTGGACCGCGCCCAGCGGGCGGGCTCGGTGCGCATGCGCGTCTTCAAGCAGCTGTGCCACCAGTGCGGAACCGCGCGGCTGGACGAGTCGAGCATGCTGGAGGAGAACATCGAGGGCCTGGTGGACAACCTCATCACCAGCCTGCGCGAGCAGTGCTACGATGAAGATGGCGGCCAGTATCGCATCCACGTGGCCAGCCGCCCCGACGGGGGTCCGCACCGCAGCGAGTTCTGCGAGGCCTGCCAGGAGGGCATCGTGCACTGGAAGCCCAGCGAGAagctgctggaggaggaggcGACCACCTACACCTTCTCAGGGGCCTCCAAGCCAAGCACCCAGGAGGGTTCGGGCTTTAACTTCTTCTCCCTTCGCTGGTGCCTCATCGGGGCCTCCCTTTGCCTGCTCATTGTCTACCTGCAGTTCTCCTTCCGCGGCTCTTCCTTCTTCTAG